Within Channa argus isolate prfri chromosome 4, Channa argus male v1.0, whole genome shotgun sequence, the genomic segment AGTACACTTAACCATTCTGTTCTCTTTCACCCTCAAATCTGCTCCTACAAAGCCATGTCTTTACACGCAAAAATGCTGACTTACACACCAAGCAGCTTCCATGATTCATGTGTGTGCTGTTAAACCTTTTGGCATCTCTAAATATAAGCTTTGTCCAAGAGGAAACTTTTAAGCCTAAAAGTCCTAAAAGTAGATCAGAAAATTTTATTGATCATGGTgatcaataaaatattcaaaacttAAAACTCAAaagttaaaacttaaaaaaatgaaactaacaTGCCGCAGCCACACAAAGATACAATAAAATCCTAGTCCCTAATACATGAACAGGAGTCTCATTCAGACATTTGATAGCAGTCAGCACAGAGCCTCTGAACCGTTCTGTGTAGGACCTTGGCATCCTAAATCTCACTCATCACACTTCGCAACACCACAAACTGAAGTTTGGTCTGTATTTTTCTTCTGGTACTTTTCTCAGAAATGCTTTTCTCTAATGAATAAGGAGCTGATCCAATAATAGAACCAGCCTCCTTAATTAACTTGTTGGTCGTATTCCTGTCACTGGcagtgttactgttactgttgttCTCAGAATGGTCTGAGAAAGAGATCCAGTATCCAGTAAGCAGCAGTGAAAATGccttgttgatgccagaggtGAGAGGAGGATGGCCAGACTCGTTCGAGCTAATAGGAAGTCAACAGTAATTCAAATAACCTCTCATTACATTCAAAGTATGCAGAAGAGcatcactgaacacacagcaaaTGGAACTTTGAAGCAGATGGGCTACAGCAACAGGAAGACCACACCAGTGCCACTCCTGTCAActaagaacaggaaacagagGCTACTATTCACAAGAGAACACCAAAGTTGGACAAGAGAAGACTggtaaaattgtaaatggtctgcacttatagaccacttttctacctattggtattcaaagtgctttacactgcttctcattcaccgatttacactcacacaccaacaactgcaggattggtggatgaccgctctgcctcctgcgccacagtcgctccGACAAAGAATTCACTGTACTCAAATTGCCTCCAAAGTCACCAATCTCAATCCAATAGAGAACATTTGTTATGTGATGTATTAGGAGATTTACATCATGAATGTGCAGCCAAGACATCTGCAACTCCTTGATGCCATCATGTCAATATGGACCAAAATCTCTAAGGACCGTTTCCAGGACCTAGTTGCATCTATGCCACAAACAATTAAGGCAGCTCTGAAATCAAAATGGGGTCCAACCTAATAAACTAGCCAGTGAGCACATGTAGTTATCACAATAATAGCCAAGTTACTATTGTAACAATAACCAAGCAAGAAAGTACTTGAACTACTTCAGTAACAGCAACAGATCAACAACAAAGCAGAAGACCACCTTGAAATACTGCGTGAATGGTACAGAGTCATTTCCACTGCAACCATCCTCATTCTGCCAACATGACCTGAACTGAGCTTAAGAGTTAAGAGCCTGGTTAAATTTAAGAGTAGAAaaaactctgtgtgtgcgtACCTGCGCTGTGGGTTGTACATGAAGAGCAGGTTGAGTAGTCGGTGTCCAGCATCAGACAGCCACGTGAATTTATTCTTCAGGTTGTTGTACGGTTGCTTCCTCAGACTGTACTGACCGATTAGGGGTAATTGAGAGAAAccctgtaacacacacacaaacaatcccATATTTAATAGTCTGAATAAGTAGTCTGGATGTCATCCCTCATAAAAgagtttttactttgtgcttaGGATGTACTGAGTGCTAACATCTCACCGGCCAGATGTTCTCATTGGGTGTTCCCAGCAGCTGCACTATAAGGTCCACCTGCTGGATCTCAGATGTTCCAGGCAGCAGAGGTTTATGAGCCAGCAGCTCAGCTAGGATACAGCCGACCGCCCTGCAGAGCAAACATTATGAGGCTCTTAAATGCTCCAGTAATTTCCTGTCAGCACCTAATTTGGCATGGATTGATTTTATATGGAtaataaaactgtgaaacaGCAGTGATAAAAGGGCATATTGCAGGTTAACAACCATTAAATCAGAAGGTTTAAAATTCATGTAGACaccagattttaaaaaatagaacgTCCTGAAGCGTGACGCAGCAAAAGGAGGGAGCGGTTGATTTGGTACCAATTGGTACCAATAGAAAATATGGATCACAATTCGCATTTTTTcacttaaaatgtatattacaaGGAACAGAGAAGGTTTAGGAAACACCATGAAAGAAATTTAGAGTTGTGGAGTGAGGAGAAGAAACCACAGAGCAAACGCCGCACTCACTTGACAGTGTTGTAAAGTTTACTAGAACATACAGGATTTGTTACATTCTGGCAGCGGTAATTGTACTTgcccacaacagaaacaaatgctCAAATGTCAACTTGTGTCTGCTGTGACCCACATTATCATTTATTAGCAGTGAGAGGGGGAGAGACGCAGGAGCTCAAGAAGAGAGGCAGATTCAGAGAGAAAGGAGTGGATATATCCCAGGCCAAAATAATCTATTGCTATGGTGACTTCTCACAATATAATTCCAATAAAAACGTGGGTAATACACTGCATATTGATGTCAAGTATACAAATTAAACGTAAGCGTAATCCTCTTAGCTCTATCTCTGTCTTAATGAGCAGTGCCATTTTTTACCTTCTGCACACAGCTTCTGCAGGCATAAAAGCTAAACCAGCTCCATTGATCTTCCAGTTAGATCATTGTTTGTTATGCAATTGAATGTGTTTGTAGGAAAAAAAGATGTACtcacaaaaaaatgttcaaaatctCTACTTCTCTTTGAATTGCTGTCACAAAACTAGcatcttgtttttaaatgtacatttacaggtAACAATatgattgcattttatttaaaaaaaaatatatatatataaccagCAATATGTCCAAATACAATTAATGGAATGACAATACTACCCATGATGGGATTaacctccattgttgtccaaaaactatgaAAAACCCATCAGCCAGATACACCACTCTACTGgatgaataatttctttatttcaaaaccAGTGACCTTACTATTTTTAACAAGCActtcattttattgtattttttgtcagtgaaatgtgcatgtgcaacaTTTACGGTAGAATTAAAGAGACTCCAACAAGTGTGGACAGTGTTTATAAGGGTCTTGGAATggagaaatacaaaagtgtgtctattttttttaatagtttttggaaaacaacagaggtctatgacatcaacaaacaagcaaattcAGACTGATTAATGAAGACACAAATAGGGCCTCACCACATGTCTAGAGCTGTCGTCTGTGTCTTGGTCCCTAAGAGGAGCTCTGGAGCTCTGTACCTacagacagcagagagggaaaaggAGCACATACTATGTCAGAGCCAGCCAAGCTTGCAGCAATGGAGCTACTGAATGAGGATTACAGAGAGGGATTAAAAGGAAGAGTTTCCACTGagactgcaacacacacaaacacaagataaGCAAGTGTTTACTGCATAatatgccacacacacacacacacacacacagattcaaatTTGAGACGCACGATATCACTCACCATAGTGTAACCACTCTAGGGGTCATGGGCTGCTGTGGGATGCCGTACATTCTGGCCAGCCCAAAATCAGCTATGTACAgagggacaaaaaaacacattcatacaaATACTACCACCACTAATAACTGATTTTTCACAtgactttttatacattttgtattgTTAATTTCAGTTCCAtcactttttttgctttttaaaatgattggtgtttttcatttctggAGTCGATAATAATAAGACAAGGTTTCCTTTTTGTACATGTGATAAACTCATACATCAATACATTTCCTTGTTGCTGTATATTATAAGGCCTTTTGAGGTACCTTACATGAGTATTccaaattaaaatttgttttactctcCAACTTTTATTTGGCCACTGTGGTTGCTAGTTACTTTTTAACTAAACATTGGTTAAGATAAGTATGACGCAATTCTAAGATTTAAAactttaccagctgcaacattaaagtgatgtaCACTTTAATCTGATAATAGAACTTACAACACAAAAAGtaaaggggtctgaatactttccaAAGTTATCATTCAGCTGACTTTACTTTAAGGAATGGTTTGAGTTTTTTCAAGGTGGTCGTTGGCCGTACTACAACTAGTACTACTACTAGTTCCTTTCTTGTGCATTTGGAACCTAGGACTTTTTTCCTATCCCTTAATTTTGAGGTTACGTTTTGATGAGTAGATTTAATAACTGgattatttttgcagtttgtagTTTTGGGACAGGgtgcgactgtggtgcagaagGTGGCgtccagggttgttggttcgatccccaggtTCTCCTGTCACATaacgaagtgtccttgaactgcttttctacctattggtactcaaaacactgcttctcattcacccaataTCACTCACAATACAacaggggagctgctatgcagttggccaatgctcaccgggagcaactagattggggttcagggtcttgctaAAGCACACTTCAACAtttgactggaggagccggggatcaaaccagcaactgggggattggtgggcAACCGCTTCatctcctgcgccacagtcgccccaaaaaGGGATGACATGGTCAGGGCTGTGGCATTTATACAATACTCAATTGGTATTTAGGAGCCAAAAGTGTGCCAAGAAAATATTACCTACACCATTACACCACCACCAGCCTGAACCGTTGATACAAGGCAGGATCAATCCATGCTGTAAGCAGTTCCTGAAATACAGATCCGCCTGTCTGGCACTCACAACCATGCCACCTTAAAAGTCACTCTTAATGTATTGAATTCCTtccatgtgattggctgattagatatttgtgttaacaagcatttaaataaatttacctaataaagtggtcagTAAGTGCACCCGTGGCTCAGCTTTGTGGTTATTTAGCAGTAGTGAGTACAAATTGTTTTAACAACGGCTGAAAAAAAGCCTGAACCATTCCTGTAAGTAACATTTTATCAGCAAAACTTGTAACAGTACTTCTACACTGTAGTATTTACCTTTACTTTTGTCTGtatcaaacagaaaaaaaaaaaaaactaaaggtaGTCATTGTCAGAGAGAGGCCAAAGGTCAGTGCTGCCAGAGGCAGTAATAGTAACAGTGATGACTCACCGATCTTCACACAGCCTTTGTCTGTCATCAACAGATTGGACACCTTCAGGTCCCTGAATATAGGATTAATGATGACAGTGAGCTGTCTCTGAGAGCTACAGTGCTTTCAGTACTTTCCACTTGTCAGGCATTTATAGAGATGAACACAAAACTGATGGAGCTTTAGGGGATCTGCCAGGAAAAATGGGATAAACTGCCCAAAGTGCCCATTGTTTCCCTGTCCCTGTTTTTTCTATTGTAAAATGCACTAGCAGTCACCTTTTCTTAGTAAAACATGATCTGTGTCATTAAAAGTTAATCCACTGGTGAATATTCATTTTCTAAGTAAGAAGAGACCCAACCCATAACTTTTATAAAAATCCGATAATAATGCAACTGTTGTTGGTTaggaataagaaaaaaagttaaaacacaaaGTGGGGGTCAcagcctttttttgttttctgagagCAGGGAAAAGTGTATTGGGAAAAGTTGGACTGACCTGTGTATGATAAAGTTGTGGTGGAGATATTCCAATCCTCTGAGCAGCTGAAGGACAATACACTTCACCtggagaaataaagaaaaaaatgaagtccATGTAAACTAAAACTACATTCAGACCAAATAAGAATATATATAGTTGATATTTACATCAACTTTCACACAATTGTTTCATCCACTAACATTGTAAAGCATTATCAAAAAGTTGCAGTGGTTGTGTCCACTGTCCACCAAGGTTAGGAACCAATGGTGACGGTTTTGTAATTACAGCAGTcctgtggaaaaaacaaaatcatagtAAACAGTTTTAGGGACATTACTGCGCCCTACCTGAGCCTCAGAGAAGGGTGTCTGCATGTTTTCCAGCAGACTGGCCAGGTCCTGTTCACAGTAACACATCACCAGAAACAGACTGAATGGGAAACAAAGAGAATTACAGaaacaaatcattacattttaagaGGGGATGTGTGATGggaagcaaaaaaagaaaaaaaattctaattccaggtcatattttatttattttgttatgcaTTTCATTAACTCTCTACCAGCACTCTGTACAATTACACTCCTGAATGGTTACATTGCTTCCAGATAGATGTGGAATAACGTCTTGCTGTAGAAACTGATTTTATTGGCGGTGAATTAACTGATCTGTATCTGCCACAAAACCTTTCCCAAACTGTTCTACTGCAAGTTACTGCAAAAAAATCTTAGCATAGCCAAAAATAGCAGCACCATTGCTactctgtcagaaaatgcaacccttttCTCAGACAATTGTTccagttgcaaatgttttggcattctgtgcttattgtttttgtttcgtgcactggaacaacaaaaaaaactgagaagaacagtcaaacttgataaaaattcacacagaactcagaaatggactggacaaaattattggcaacTGGTcgaaattgtaagaaataattgctttttaaacatgtgatgctcctgtaatttgtttttagacacacctgtggcaaTGAACAGGTGtatagtaatcacacttgcatCCAGttaaaatagagaaaagttgactcaacctttgtgttgtgtgtcaaactgagcatggagaaaagaaaaaagtgtaaagaggtgtctgtggatttgagagaagaaattgtggaaaaacatggacaatctcaaggttacaagtccatctccagagatcttaatgtttCCACTGTGCGCAATATCATTAAGAGGATTACCCATGgcactgtagctaacctccctggacgTGGACGGAAGAGCAAAGTTAATGAAGTTACAGGGAAGGATTGTTTGAATGGTGGATTAAGAACCCAGATTAACTTccacaaacaaattcaagctgatctgcagacacacaaaatcCTAATGAAAAGGGACGCTctggtaggagacccaggaTGACATCACTGCTAatacaaaggcataaaaaaacaagactggAGTTTTGCCAAAACTTATGAGACAAAACCACAGTCCTTCTGGGAGAAcatactgtggacagatgagacaaaagcaGAGCTTTTTGGTAGAGGACATCTTGACACTGTTTACatagaaaaaggaaatgaggccttcaaagaaaagaacacagtccctacagtcaaacatggtggaggttcaaagatgttttggggttgctttgctgtttctggcactggatgccttgactgtgttAATGGTATCAGGAAATCCgatgattaccaaagaattttggggcGCAACGAAAGTGCCAAAAAGCTGcatctccaccagaggtcatgggttTTCCAGCAGGACAAAGACCCGAAACtcagaaatggttacaaacaaagtACTTGAGATTTCTGAAATGGTCatcaatgagtccagatctgaatcccacacctgtggagagatctcaCAGCAGTTAGAAGTAAATGgtctaaatggtctgcacttatatatcgcttctctacctattggcactcaaagtgctttacactgcttcttattcacccattcacactcacaatcacacgcacactcatacactgatgggggagctgctatagatttgacttttcttctatgtttttttgttttgttccagtgcaaacaaaacaaaataaatgtaaataccaaaacatttgcaactgcAAATATGTTCTGaaagaagggttgcattttctgacagaattgcatgGGTGCCAATATTTTTGGCACAGCAATAACTGTATATTGTTATCGGTATATACATTTTGCTATATTGCACAGCCCTGTGAccaatatcaaaatatttactgtgataagacttttttcccctcatcacCCATTATCACCATAatgcagtttgtgtgtatgtgtgtactacCTCTCTAGCTGGCTGCCTACAACCACTTCTTTCAGCTCCACTATGTTGGGATGTCTCAGCCTCAGCAGCAGGGTGATCTCTCTCAGGCTACTGATGGGGATTCCTGTCAGGTGAAAAGCAGGGCATCAGCAGGTTTTAAAACATCTAATCACTGAAACAGTGAGTGGCTGGACACTCACTGTTTCAGtgatcaattaatcaattactaaaaaaacaaaacgatgCCTAATAtcaaagttaaaatgaaaattgaagTGATTGATTTAATGCTTGTACATGAATCACCGTCTCACCATCTTTTTCCTTGTCCATCCGGACTTTCTTCAGTGCTACAATCTCATCTGACTTGGTATCACGGGCTCGGTCTTTGGttagagaaagaaaactgtttatttactgtGCAGGTAGACCAGCGTTTCCTAGTACAGCTAAAACACACTAGGTTATCAAAATGAATGACTTACAGACAATGCCATAAGTTCCTTCTCCTATTCGGTTAAGTTTTTCAAACTCTCGTACACTTCTGCAGCtcccaaactgaaaaaaagagtgaaacgatcagcaaaaaaaaaatttcactcCTTAGCTTCATGGATCATGTTcttaaacagcatttttaacaagttttaaacacacaagATAAAAACGTAAGCATAAACTGTGGATGCCGGGGCAGACACTAGGGAGTGGGACAACTTAAACAACATCAACATGGCTGTTGATGTGTTCAAGTTTATTTCCATGAACATTTGCAGAAGCTGGAATAAGATGAAAGCCAATAAGTGATCAATAATGGGGtataaaaatcaaaccaaacagGGTCAGTAAGAAGAACTGGCTCACAGGGGGATTTCCCATGgcctaaatggaaaaaaactctGGTGGTACAAGATTTTGATCACTATTGCAATTAACTTTATGCCTGATGGGGAGGATGGCGCAGAGGATTTACATTTCGATTTACtgcctgagaaaaaaaagacaaaacgaCTGAAGGGTACAGGCTTTAATTTCACTGTGACCGGCAACGGACACAGCAAAGACGCCTCAATAAGTATGTATACACAGTAAGTACACAATAAGTACACATAAGCACAGGTAGCTCACTGATGGATGAAATGCCATATTCCTTTCACAAATCcgcttcatttgttttgtactCAGATTGTGGAAACAGTGATTCCTGCTGTTATACGCAATGTCATTTTGTTCAAATACACGCcgaatttttcattttttaatggaCGGTTTATATTAGTAAAAAGTGTCCACTTGCGCTCTTTGACTCATGTGTCAGTGCTAATACGAaagatgtcattttaaaaagtcgAGTTAGGTTTTCCTCCTACTTAGCTAACTAACGCTCTCACCCGGTAATTTCGAGGcactgtgaatgttttattgttCTTGACGGACTTCAGCCTTATAGGATCAGATTCTTCCTCTCCTACGCTGTCCATGTTTTCGTCGTTTGTCCTTTTCAGCTTCAGAAGAATATCGTTGCTTATAGCTTCAGCTCCTCCAACAGCTGCTCAGAGTTCGATGGGCGCCGCcattgtgtttagtttgtggCCAACAGCGGGACAACAAAGAGCTTTCCCGGAGTTGGCGCACTTCAATAATCCATCCTTAGACGACCTGAGAGtctgttacaaaacaaaaatatatgttaattttttaaacctttttggGGCAGTTACATTGCACTGCATAGCGAATGTACGGGACATTTAAGGGGATTTATAGTTGTCTTAAAGTTTTCTAGACCCCAAACATTTTGAGACAGTACACCTGATCACAATAGTCATTGCTCTTTTTAATACAGACCTGTTAGAGATCCCTATTAAAGTGATGGGGCCAAAAGACACAGCTCCCCATgtgtgcaaaaatgaaaagataaaagGCTTTTGTGAAAACTATAAAAGGCTTTCAACCATCCAAATCCAACCatccacttgacttgacttgacttgacttgacaaaTTGGTCACATTAAAGGATATCTTTTAAAGGTGCagccttttaataaaaaattctcTCTTTTTGGTACTTTTCTCCTACTACAActcaagaggaaaaacaaaaatgtttaatgtcttTTATACTTAAAAGACCAACTTTTAAGTAAGACCAACAcactgaaaaggcttttaaaaagtgctttctTAGTTGCCAGCATTATCAGGAGGAATTAAAACATCTTCCAGTGTCCAGTGTCCAAATAGTCACCTggctgttgttttaaaacagacctaacaaattaaaaacttgtCCTTTAAGGCCTCTGATAATTGGCTTTAGGAGGTTGAGTGGGATCCTTGGGTATTATAGCTTAATCCTGATTCGTGCACTGTCTGGTGTGAGATCATCTTTTTCCAAATGAGACCCACTGAAAAGCCAAAGGcagcaacaataaaatacagaaatctaTCATGGGAAATAACCTCAACTGTTCTATCTTTAGCATAAAACATATTGTCCCTGTGGAGTAATTTTGTTGAGTCGAAGATTAATAAAAGAGAGTTTAGTCATTTGAAGGAGTTCTCCAACAATGTAGAATAATGCTAGACATTCACATTACActaatttctgaaataaaaagtatGGTCAAAATAACAGAGGATTAGTTTCTAGTCCTGTCATTGTTAGATCTGTACAAATCACTCCACGCAGTTTGTAATACTGCTAAAAATTTGTAATTTCAAAGCTCAAGCCTAAATAATCTAGATGACACCATCATGGTTATTTGAACACCTTCCACATCTGGTCCTAGTGGTGGAAAATCTGATCGACTGATCGGACCAAAGTTTTACGCACATTTTTAAGTCACCGCCTGGTCACTATCTTCTTCCCCACAACAAATGGTAAGGAACCCGGCCTCCGCTCTTTGATAGCATCAGCTATAGTAATGGTGGACGGTGAGGCATAGAGGTCTTCTCGAGATGGAGCCGTGATGAGGATGGTGGGTAAATGTGGGGAGGAGTTGGCTGGATCTGATTCAGGTATGGACTGTGATGAGGGTGGTCTCTCTGTAACtgcaaaaggacaaaatgacTGAAGTGTCTCATCTACAAACTGATTTACATCAGTTAGTTACATAAAGAATGTGTCCCTGTACCTCCCCCTAAAACaccctttttattatttaggcaAAAACAAACCAGCCAACACatccacaaaatgaaaaaatacaaaactaaatatacaacaaaacaaatgacata encodes:
- the cdk10 gene encoding cyclin-dependent kinase 10 translates to MDSVGEEESDPIRLKSVKNNKTFTVPRNYRFGSCRSVREFEKLNRIGEGTYGIVYRARDTKSDEIVALKKVRMDKEKDGIPISSLREITLLLRLRHPNIVELKEVVVGSQLESLFLVMCYCEQDLASLLENMQTPFSEAQVKCIVLQLLRGLEYLHHNFIIHRDLKVSNLLMTDKGCVKIADFGLARMYGIPQQPMTPRVVTLWYRAPELLLGTKTQTTALDMWAVGCILAELLAHKPLLPGTSEIQQVDLIVQLLGTPNENIWPGFSQLPLIGQYSLRKQPYNNLKNKFTWLSDAGHRLLNLLFMYNPQRRATAKDCLESSYFKEKPLPCEPELMPTFPHHRNKRAAPLAESHSKRSKV